In Planococcus versutus, the DNA window AGTTAAAGGTGTTATGTTGAATGATTTGGATATTCTCGTTGAATTTGCGGAATGGGTAACTAGTAAATCTGCGTGGGCAGAGAACATTGGGTTCCGTGAACTTGCTGTCGGTTTTGCAAACGGATTGCGCGAAGAAATCAATTTTGAAATTGAAATGCGCAATACCATTCAAGTCGCAAACGCCTTGAAAAAAAGCGATTATTCGGTAAAAATTCCGCATATCTACCAGGAATACAGCACCGATAATTTGATTGTGATGCAGTTTTTCAAAGGCAAAAGCATTTCGCGCGGACAAGCAGTATTTGATCAATTTAATATTAGTCAAAAAGAATTTGGCCGCACAGTTTTGTTCTCTTTTTTCGAACAAATGTTATTTTCAGGTATTTTTCATGCCGATCCACATCCAGGTAACATCTTTATAGACGAACAAGATGGCAAACCGATTCTTTTAGACTTTGGCGCGGTTGGTAGACTCGCTGCCGTCCAGCAAGACGGTTTAAACTTGTTTATCATTGGTGTGCAACAAAATGATGCAGAAATCGTTTGTGACGCGATTAACTCGCTTGTGGAAGACAATACGCACATTGATCGCCAAAAACTCGAACAAGCCGTGGGACAATTGCTGTTGAAGATTGTGTACGTAGATAAAATACAAACCGAAGAACTGATTCTTGCCATGTTTGATATTGTTCGTGAATTTGGCTTAGCGTTTTATCCTTCTGTGGGTATGGCGCTACGCTCATTAATTAGTTTAGATAGTACATTGCATACCATTGATTCAAAATTTGATATGTTCACAGAAGCGAAAGTTTTTGCAAAAAAATACAAAACATCCGTTTTGAAAAAACCATTCAAAGAACCACGTGAGACTAAACAAAAAATCGAAGAAGAGCTTGCTTTGCTAATTCCAGAACTGATGAAGTTGCCAAAACGTGCAGATCAACTGATTCAACGCATTGAAGGCGGCAAGATGATTTTGCACCATGACGTGTTTTCCGATAAACACAACGCCAATTTTATCTTGCAGTTATTTTCGCGGTTCGTGTTATTGTTCTCGGGAATCACGTTTGGCATTATTTCGGCCGCTCTACTGGCCATTGCGCAGTTTATCAATACGGCTTATGCTGTTTACTTAAACACAGCAGCGTATACTGGACTGTTCTTATGCGTTATTTTGCTTGTCCGACTATCAATTCAAGCAATACGTGATATGAAACGCAGTACGACATAAAACAAGAGGAGAATGCTAAAAAGACAACCAATTAAAGCACTAATTGGTTGTCTTTTTTCTGTTTGTTCAATTGATCGTTAAGAAATTTTCAGTCCCTAGTCGTTTAGCTACCAGCACACTGGACATTCATTTGAAGGAAGTAGTGTGTTTTTTTACCAAGAGAATTTTATGACAGGCATAGTAATTCTGCTAGACAAGTATAATACTAAAATTTCTTTATTTGAAATTTTAAAAAACACGCTTAGTATATATGTAAAAGATAAGAGGCAAGTTAGCCCAAAAAAAGGGTTATTATCAAAATTTCTTTTTAGTTTACATAATATAAATTATCGGAAGTAATGTTTCATTAAATAAGTATACTTAAGACAGTGAGATAAAACGTTTTTTACATTGAAAACAATGATTTTTTACTTAGTGCTTATCAGATAATTTTTAATCAATTTTTCCACATGAGTTGTTTATTTTACTAAAGAATTTTACATTCTATCAAAATCCTTCAGCAAAATTTAAGTTTTCAAATTAACGCTACTGTAAATTTGGCAATTTTACCTACACAAACGCAATTTATTATACCATCAGCAAATTCCAGCAATGTTCATCTAATTTTATAAATCCTGCGCTGTAAGCTTCATGTTGTACTAATACTTCCTTAAAAAAATTCCATGTTCTCTTTTTGCTTTGCTAATCATCTCAACAAGTTTATTTCTTATCTCAATAGAAATTGAAAATAACACTTGTGTGAATTTTAGAAACCACTCATCTTTTTTCAATAAGACATATATCGATCTTTTCCGATTTCTAGCTTTCTTTCTGCAGGTTCTTTAATTTACTAAGTTATTTTCCTGAATCGAATTGTCAGAATAATGCATTTTAAAACAATGAATTATGAGTAGTTTTAAATCCTGAGAATTTTTTTATTAATTCTTGTTTACTTTTCTGTTTAAGGCTAAATATTACCGGATTAATACAGTTTTTATTATTAATTCTTGCTAAACTTAAAGAAAAATAGAAATGAGTGTTTCTATTGTCCATACTCACAGATCTTTGCTCCCCGCCGTTTTTATCTCACAGCATTGAATCGTTTTTGATACCAGTCGGCGAGTCACACCAAACTCCGCTCCACCAGCACCCAGCAACTATAGAATTGGTGCTAATGTTAGAAGGTGCCGTCCAGTGCGACATCAACGATGAAAGGCATACAGCCTCTAGTGCTACAGTATTGGTCATTCCATCCGAATCTTGGCATGAGCAAGTGTATGCTGCGTCTCAACAACAATGCGGCTACCAGTTGACTGTTTGCTTGAATTCGGACCTGCTCCCTTCTTTTATAGCAAAGTGGCCACCCGTTATACCGATTCGTGACATAAAAAGACTTAAAAGCTTGTTTGTTCACTTACAACACGAGAAAGAGTGGCCACAGACAGATTCACATCAAATTAAACAGCAACTACTCGGGCTCTTGTTTACGTTCATCAACCGCTCCACAATTACACAAAACACAAGAAATGAGCTCTCTCTTGAAGATCTCATTGGAAAAATTAAAAATCATATAGAAGAAAACCATTCCAAATCGTTATCACTTGAACAGTTGGCCAATCAGTTTCAACTAACTAAATACGAATTGGCACGGCTTTTCAAGCAGGTAACCGGAATAAGTCCGCTCCAGTACATCATCTGGTGTCGCATCATGACCGCTAAACGATTGCTGCAGACAACCCAGCTTTCTATTGCGCTTGTTGCAAAAAAAGTTGGTTATAAAAGCGCAACACAGTTTCAAGCAGCGTTTAAAAAAACAACCGGTGTCACACCACGTTCTTATCGTATTCACTCTATATCGAGTAGTAACATTAAAAAAAGTTGAGTATTCGCAAACAAGCTGGATGATTCCGTAAACAAACACACAATCTCTGCAAACAAAGCTATTGTTTTAGCTGATCTATATTAAGAATGAACGTGTCCATTGTAGACTGCGACTTTTTCAAACAGTCGCTCTATTTTTAGCGTTTGAAACCAGCTATACCGATTAACTCATTAGAGACTTGATCTTCGCAACGTTGTTAGTTGAAAAACAGCCGGCCGAACGGTAGTGTGTGAGAGAAAGTAACTGTTACATTCGTCTGTAATGTGGTTAGTAATCTTACAAAACTATTCAAAAATGAGGGCTGACGATGGAATACAAGCAACAAGAAACAAAATATGAGTACGCAGCTGATAACCCAAACATTAACGTGTTTCCCATCATGCTGTCGTTAATTATCGGGGCTTTTTTTGCCATATTAAACGAAACTTTACTAAACATCGCGCTCGTGACATTGACTGAAGAATTTTCAATTACTTTGCCAACAGTCCAATGGATGGTTACTGGCTTTTTACTGGTAATGGCTGTGATCATTCCGGTATCTGCCTTATTGCTGCAATGGTTTACCACGCGTCAATTGTTTTTAGCCACGATGTCCATTTTTACCATGGGGACCATTGTCAGTGCCAGTGCACCGACGTTTTCCATTCTACTTGTCGGGCGATTAATTCAAGCGGTGGGCACAGGGTTATTAATCCCCGTTGTCTTTAACGTGGTGTTACTCATTTACCCTCCGCACAAACGTGGCAAGGTAATGGGAATCGTTGGTCTTGTTATTATGTTTGCACCTTCTATCGGACCTACATTGTCAGGTGTAATTGTC includes these proteins:
- a CDS encoding ABC1 kinase family protein; this translates as MILELLLIAVFIFYVSGRLMGSKVNFTKRLLSVLLGVSLTTFVYWYSYLRHTDFLSEGMGFAVADASAIIWIGSMLLISMLFYLFFELFDPIELGDRGERITGQKFIVQRMKHRWMRQKRLSKVVEIAVRNGFSRTIRYARHRESNRDFAIAFRDTLEQSGGIFIKFGQVLSTRTELFSPVFIEELETLQQDVKPLTTDQVTMILKKSLSAGVEDVFSEFTMEPLAAGSIGQVHRAVLKKTQEDVVVKLLRPEVKGVMLNDLDILVEFAEWVTSKSAWAENIGFRELAVGFANGLREEINFEIEMRNTIQVANALKKSDYSVKIPHIYQEYSTDNLIVMQFFKGKSISRGQAVFDQFNISQKEFGRTVLFSFFEQMLFSGIFHADPHPGNIFIDEQDGKPILLDFGAVGRLAAVQQDGLNLFIIGVQQNDAEIVCDAINSLVEDNTHIDRQKLEQAVGQLLLKIVYVDKIQTEELILAMFDIVREFGLAFYPSVGMALRSLISLDSTLHTIDSKFDMFTEAKVFAKKYKTSVLKKPFKEPRETKQKIEEELALLIPELMKLPKRADQLIQRIEGGKMILHHDVFSDKHNANFILQLFSRFVLLFSGITFGIISAALLAIAQFINTAYAVYLNTAAYTGLFLCVILLVRLSIQAIRDMKRSTT
- a CDS encoding helix-turn-helix transcriptional regulator — its product is MIPVGESHQTPLHQHPATIELVLMLEGAVQCDINDERHTASSATVLVIPSESWHEQVYAASQQQCGYQLTVCLNSDLLPSFIAKWPPVIPIRDIKRLKSLFVHLQHEKEWPQTDSHQIKQQLLGLLFTFINRSTITQNTRNELSLEDLIGKIKNHIEENHSKSLSLEQLANQFQLTKYELARLFKQVTGISPLQYIIWCRIMTAKRLLQTTQLSIALVAKKVGYKSATQFQAAFKKTTGVTPRSYRIHSISSSNIKKS